The DNA window TTCGAGATCACAActcacataaatttaataaattacacatgtattaataataataaatataataattataataatgaaatgaaatgtatttaCGAATAAAGTTAATATTATCACATGAATACATTTGTACACGGtacaatattaatttgaatattactCTATGTTCTTGTCCATAAATGCAGTCATCAAATGGAATACTTGTTCATCATCGCATCACTTAAATAAGTCAGCCGAGAACTGCGGCTGCATGACAATCTTAAATGGCTTCTTTGGTTCCCCTCTGGCGGCATTGATAAAGTCTCTGCGTAAAGttcaatatattataaatatgttagCCTATAATATGTAAGACATACTCTTCGTTGGCGAGTGTAACGTTGATGCGATCCGTGGATACACGTGTTGGGCGTATAGCACCAAAGAAGTCCGTTATGGGCACCTTATGGGGATCACGTCGGTACAGATCCTTGCGTACGCCCACTGTAGATATGCATACGCGCTTGGGACATACTTGtaactataaattaaactcaaaattaATGCCTAACAATGGCAATCAGTTTAGCCTGCTTACAAATTCGCCAATTGTGCGCTTGCTAAACGGCTGTACCTTCTCCAGAAACTCCAAAGCATAGTAGGTGTAGCGATCAATCATGTAGACACCAATTGAGGGATCCACATGATGCTATAAGAATAgaaaagttaaagctaaatCGCTTGAGCTGGCAACAATACTCACCGAAAGCGAATCCTCACCCACCAGGCTGCTGGCAACGGCCAACACATTGGGCGATGTGAATTTCTCATATAGCGATGCGGCCTGGCAAGTGTCGACCATGAAGAAAAGTTCGTTGTATCTGTTGGTTAGTGAAGAGACAGTTTAATTCTAAACAGCACATGCAAGCCCTGAAGTTTAGCTCACCTCTTTTTCTCCCACATTTGCTGTATGCCGTCGGCCAGCTCTTGACTTGTTATCTCTTCGGAATCTTGGAACTTCAGAAAGCCGTCGCCGCCGTGACCAGTCAGATAGATAAGCACATTGCTGCCGGCGTCTGAGAGCAGCTTCTTAGAGCGAGCTGTGCCATTCTGTGTGCGTCCTGTCAGCAAACGCACAAAGTTCTCCACGGTTACCTCATAGCCACGATAGTCTACCTCAACATCGTCGCCATAGACATTGATATGCTGATTGGCATTGTTGTACACTTGACCAGGACGTGGATTGCGTGCATTGCAGGCCATGTCATCAGCAATCATCAAGATAATCTGTGAGTCGGGAATACCCAGACGCTTCACCGACCGATATATGGACAGCACATTGGCTACATGCCGATAATTAAACCAAAAACGCGATGCATCTACCAGCACCGCCCAATTGTTAGTGTGTGTTGATCGCTGGGCGGCGTCCACATACCCCTCCGGCAGCATTGATGTTTCCTATGACAggtatttttagcatttacaTTATTCTTAAGATCGCAATTGATTGATTACCTGTTTgtatgcattgcatttaactaaagcaagcagcaatatgacaaatttaacatacattttcattaaattagaACAAACTTGTATTTCAATGTTTTCAATTGTTGTACCGGCGCTATTGCAGCCCTGTTCCTGCTCAGAGTTGCCAACTGTTTGCAGTAGACAGCTGATTGTATTGCCATTTATCTGTCTGGCAGCACCGCACAAGTTGTGCAATGAGAATGaatttttgtactttttaattacattttttcatGTCAAAACCGCTTACATTTCTGAATTTCTACCTTAAAACATACAGTTCATGTTTGCTACTATCGAATTCCAGCATAAAGTactataaaaactatttgattGGGGCATAAAAAAGCAGTTAAAATTGGCAATAGTCGACCAACATCCAATATGGCGTATAAATGACGCTGCCATTTCGAACGAATAGACGAAGAGAGAAACGAAGCAATAAGCAACGCGTTAGCCGATAGCCGACGTTTCTACAttcatacgtacatacatgtTCATGTAAGTACGTTTATGTTATCCCACCTAAgaaacaaatgcatatataaatgaatgaatgagtgtgtgtgtgcatttgtgtATGTAATACAATGGCATTTGGCTTTCCTCGATCACAAACTCTCTTCGCATGttgtctctcactctctttctcccTCTGTCTGTGTCCGTTGTTCTTAGcgattctctctctctctgattCACGTGGGTTttcttatgtacatatgtacatactgtgtgtgtgtatgcataaaTGTGGGTTTGGTGTTGCTCTTAGTCGCGGCGAAAACTTTTATACACGTATGCTTAcgtacatttttatttatgtttgtatgcacGTATGCTCAGGCACAAGTATgcttgtatgtacatacacatgtatgcgtatgtgtgtttttcACCATTCCGCGATGAGTTTGAGCTTTGCCGGaagttttcttttcatttttcatcCGTTTATTGTTGTGTATACGCTTTGCTAGCCTATACGCGTATACATACTGTTACATCTATTACATGCCTTCACAACTGATATTCGTTTatcgttgcttttgctttaccATTCAGATTCGTGGCTGATAGCTGCGTGGCTTATGTCGGCCATTGCGTTTTCCAATTTGTTATGCCTTCATTCATTTACGTAAAtgttcattaaaatatttgtagttatGTACAGCCCGTACGTCTATACGAAAAGTACCCAAATACACAGATGTTCATATGAATGAACATTTATATACACTGAATATATCATCTGTGTAAGTGAGTCAGTTTTTATTGAGTAGGTGTGcgtaaagcaattaaaaggcCACTTTTTCCACCCATGTATTGCTATATAAACGTTATATTACCTTATACGTagaaacaatattaattatatggcAAGTATAAAGACTAAGTTTccaattcatatttaattacaagtaTAGTCTAAATAGCTAGCTAAACTATAATCATACATACTCGTACATATTCATACATACACGTACACATTCACATGATCCTTGGAATTATAAGTCCTTATCCTATCTTTTATTTCtgtgcaataattaattatatatttctatatctATAGATAGATGTATAATTGTGTAGTATGTGTATGTTACTTGCAAGGATAACGTGAAGATCcttaattgaatataataaattgattaaaatcgCTGGAAGAAAACAATTGGGCAACATCACAAAAGTAGGCTAACACATGGATATCCACAAGGCTCTAGAGTGTCCCCATCCTTTGACCTTGACCCAGTTTAAGCGCCATGGGAAGGCCTTTCCTAACGTTGCTTGCGTATGCATGCCCCCATAAATACCATTGTTAATAGTATAAGTAGGCAAACATACACATGCCATAGCAAGAATTCTATTGATTTTCCTGTTGCCCTCTGCATGAGCCAGCTTTATGGATAATTAAGTCTGACTCTACcccacatacaaacatatgcatgtatgtacatatgttcaTATGTGTCAATTTATCTGTGTcagagaaaaataaataaataagactCATTGATTTGGAGTGCAATAAGGGATTTgacaataatttgttaaaaaataatgcaatgtAAACTTTGCCCTTTACGCCATATTTGAAAATGAATCCGTTTCCTCTTACATttccaacaaacaaaataacaaaaacaacagcggCACAGACAGCGACAACTGCAAAGCGCAGAAGAGAGCAGAAAGTGACGATGCAAACAGAAACTGTTGAAGAAAATCAGCGACAAAAGcgatataaaaatgaatttgcatacaaaaagcACAGCGAAAAATTAGCATACATACacatctacatacatacatacatatctacaAGTGTACATCAGCTGaaacgtacatacatatttatgaatgtaaaaaaaaacatgaataTATAGTACATTGTAAAATGTTCATTGAGCTcttttaaatcaattgttgTGACCTAAGTACTATAAAAGTAAAcccacatacatacatacgcacatatgtatttatattaagtcTGACTTTGTATGCAGTTTGAGTCCTTGGCGCAGGCGACATCCAACATGGCtgcaaaatattaagaaaaaaatcaagTAAACGTCAGTATGGCGGCGCAAATGGTCGACTTTCTGGCGCCCTACAATTATCTCGGCTTTTCATACGCCTATGAAACGCATAATGCTGAGCATATCTGAGTAAATATACACATGTGCGTACgcacgtacatacatacatcacTACCGCAGTAAGTGAGGAATAATATTGAAAAGCATCGTTTTTGCTGATAAAAGCcacattttcaattatctCGCTCAATTTGGTCAAAtcaattggcaaacaaacaaaccccATCGCCATGTGCacgtatttgttgctgcttgtctgtgtttgtgtacatacatacttatgtatatgtacataagcaTGTGTATGTACATCCATATGTACAACGTTTTGCATTAAAACTCTAAAGCAATCGACAAACATTGCCCAAGCATAAACCTTTCAGCGTTTCAACGTTTCAGCCCTGagaacatttataaaataataaaatagtttgtttggttgttgttagaagcaaatgttttcatatccttttatgcaaatttagcaCGCTTTCATTTCGGCGAGAGAGTTTATAGGGCACACAAACGTATCTCGGAAATAGCACTTGCGGCCAGAATTAACGGcgaatacaaatacacacagcatatgtatgtactagaGATGGACACGGGCCTCGTGTCCCGCGGACTGCTTCATCAAAGTGACGACTATCGTGCAGGAATATCGGAAACAGGCTTTATCCTGTGAGGATCCGCGCCTTGGCAATCAAATTTAAGCCCCGATTAGCCCGCAAagccacaataaaaaaaacatacatttaatatatgtattaataaaatatgtaccAAAATATCTTCTGAATAAggaattaatatttataaaataatgtatttttatataatattaaagatCGAGCAGAGCTTTTCATAATATCATCGGGCAGGCATTGAAGACTTATATCGGGACCAGACCGGGCCTTAACAAGGAGGCCCATGTCCATCTctagtatgtacatacaaatgtacgATTCGCCGCAAAGacgctctctttctttctcgcTCTTCGGCAACATACGCTGccattttgctttgttatttcttttcgTACCGTGTTCGCGTTCACAACTCTGTCGGTTCGGgttctgcattttattttattattattatttttttttgtttttctctgctttggcttgtgcagtttatttgtacatttgtatatataaaaactgagTGCGTTTCCACAGACATTGGTTTGAAATTCATATTAGAATTCGAATTGATTTTGGTTCAATTGAATAACACAATTAATGCGGAAAATTCGCAAATGATGCGAAAGCGACtctgaaaaaaaagaaagagaattAAGTAAGTACGAAGTGGTGTCGTCGGTATGGTTGTGCTGTtgtgcctctgtgtgtgtgtttgcctgtgCTTCTGACAATATGTGCTTTGCAAGAGCtgcttatgtatatttgtacATATGAATGTCTGTACATTCatcatataaacataattatgcatgtgtttgtgtgcctATATGGCAAATCACCCACAAACAAATCTGCGGCTCTGtgcataactaaaataaaacttaaataccAAATGCAAGTAAATTCCAATCAaagaacaaaaataacaacaaaaacttcaAACGAGGAGAACAATTGTAGAATATACCTGGCTCTAGTATACCTGATCTCAGGCTTTGGCATAAGCTGATGCTCTTGAGAGTTTCGAATGTACGCTTTGTTTTTAACCGGTGACCACCTGCTGGCATGTTGGTAGTCACCACAAGTTGGTTAACTATGACAGTAGCACACATTAATCCCGAACCAATTGGCTGGATCTATTGCAGTTTGCAGAATTTatgcaatataattaaagtgCATTCAAAAAGTGAGCGCGCCCAACAGTGTGGCCACATAATATAACGAATATTAAcatcaatattaataataacgTAAACTGCAAAAGtgattacatacatatgtatgcatttgtAAGTGATAAGCAGGACATTAATATGATCATTGAGCCGATGTCGATTATAatctaaaaagcaaaacacctGCCGGCGTCGGAGTTTGAGCACGTGTAGCAACACTGTTCGAATATAAACAATCGAGCGTgcaacaattgaatttataattatccTGACACACAGAGAGTTGCCTGAAAAGTTTGGAAAATTCTATGTCGTGTTTAGatacgtgtgtatgtgtttgcatgtgtgtatatttgcaaattattgcaGCCGATGTGTTGCTGAGCACGATAATCTTACTGAGCTCGATACCATTTCTGTTGCTACCTATCGATATATACATTACCCCTACATCCCTGTGTACGGCAACGCTGTCtgctcaaacacacacacatgcaaacatttCTACAACTAGAAGCCAGATTTGATCAAACGGAGCAGctcttttaatatatatgtatgtatagtaaATGgcagttgtttttattttaatgtggtaataaaaacaacaacaaagagagcGACTGACGCGAATTTGGCATGCGGCGAACCGCGAGAATCATAGTAAGAGCGAgaacaaacatatttacatacatacatatataaaagcaaaggaAACAAAACTGAACTGCAAGAAACCTGGTGCCTTGCGGGGTCTGTGCATATGTATggatgtctgtgtgtgagtgtgtgtgtgtctacgtGCGCGTGTGCTTGTACGTGTttacaattgcattttggcttaataatttaactcATTGAAAATTGTATGAATTTTTCTGCCTACTCATTTCACAGAGCCTTTGCTGCAGTCGCGGTCGTCTGtttcatttttgctttgttaatCATTCTTGTACTtccattttgattttgttattcGCGATTCGCTTTTATTTCCTCTATTCGTAGTTTGTTGTCGCTGTCATTTGTGTGTCTGCCTTACCCACTGCCTTCGCAGTAGAGGGTGGTGGCGAATGAACTCAAAACTGTGAGTACAGCGCattgcgtttgttgttgccgtgtgttttctattttcttttttttttttttttttgctttgtttgtctttgcctgcgtgtgcgtgtgtgaaaAGTGGAGGCTGCAATGCAGGCCATGGTAATTGCGTAGATGGATGAATCGAAGGTCGAAGTTGGAAATCATAGTCAATCAGCAATTCTAACAGATTTTCGTTTGGCGTTCGCTCaatttctctctctatcgctcccTCTCTATCTTTCGctgtctgtttgcttttgcgctcTTGCTACTCGCAAAGAAAATGGCGCCTGTCAACTTAACACGCGCGTCTCGCTGCTACTGCAAATCTAAATGTGCTAAAATGAAAtggcaagcaaatgaatttgtcAGGATCTGTTGTAGGCTGTTGTGTGATCTCAATTTCCATTTCGGACTATTGTTAAATTACTGTGTGTGCTCAATATGCTTTGCGCATTATTTGGCTTGCGTTTCGCTTGGCGAAAGCAGCACGAtccaaattttttttagttcgCCTCGCTCTGTTCACAATTTGAATGGCGTTATGCGGTTGCCCTCTCAgtagtaaacacacacacatgcacacacatggtTATGCATGCGattaggtgtgtgtgtgtgtgtgtgtgtgcggtttcAGGCAGCCCCAGCTGCTGTCAaacttgttttagtttttggctGCGCTGCCAAAAAGGGGCAGCAGGAGGGTTCGGAAGTCTTGGTGAGGGGGCAGCGGGCGAGGTGGGATAAGCGACAGTCGCAATGCTTGCGCTCTCCTGTGCCTTTGTGCCtcacttgctgctgccgctgcagcttgtctcgtgtgcttgtgtgcgctacatggcgtatgcgtaatatttgta is part of the Drosophila busckii strain San Diego stock center, stock number 13000-0081.31 chromosome X, ASM1175060v1, whole genome shotgun sequence genome and encodes:
- the LOC108606499 gene encoding putative GPI-anchor transamidase; its protein translation is MKMYVKFVILLLALVKCNAYKQETSMLPEGYVDAAQRSTHTNNWAVLVDASRFWFNYRHVANVLSIYRSVKRLGIPDSQIILMIADDMACNARNPRPGQVYNNANQHINVYGDDVEVDYRGYEVTVENFVRLLTGRTQNGTARSKKLLSDAGSNVLIYLTGHGGDGFLKFQDSEEITSQELADGIQQMWEKKRYNELFFMVDTCQAASLYEKFTSPNVLAVASSLVGEDSLSHHVDPSIGVYMIDRYTYYALEFLEKVQPFSKRTIGEFLQVCPKRVCISTVGVRKDLYRRDPHKVPITDFFGAIRPTRVSTDRINVTLANEEDFINAARGEPKKPFKIVMQPQFSADLFK